A single Anopheles maculipalpis chromosome 3RL, idAnoMacuDA_375_x, whole genome shotgun sequence DNA region contains:
- the LOC126562115 gene encoding uncharacterized protein LOC126562115, whose translation MSDTPAHLPVPVQKKSHRIQVRLPPPESSQTELQTRRSKTVNESSQSNLGDSQQVGILRGVSAYTKQYRERDDILKHLAVVYLFTILKSPPHWTPETFGEIVELESTIANTTLESRLPIVRNDKTYNIHLSSTLFKGRFVLPPERTVNSQLNVHQALARIKRGKAAIWRCDSYFFLIRRLVTGWYFYTINLQDKPVLMFFSCAQLMVNLVQESYGCNKHSKYFLSNIVLHSVQEDDVIRIVWKMKRSCGMKLNSPMEAILHGNVCLVRPSLERSLEISLNVLERAGNDQKKPRSWDNKLLNGCFKRIQLHWQVAEKMAAFVRDKSNPSYTVGGYEIICRTAAIGHRQRKHFEELVNYFLASCAALLVVGLDCCFLFWSRDNFIYWFSPYRYSCLLEKPEILQSRACFVLMTNALAKASTSLYEYLYELGVFPDHTIELLPVRVDDRTPHAPLPDEDEDSLDQEGFTIPPASDRGWTNFYSPELHTPSELRLARQMLDMVYRTAEDRCD comes from the exons ATGAGTGATACTCCTGCCCATCTCCCGGTCCCAGTACAGAAGAAAAGCCATCGGATTCAAGTTAGACTACCACCACCAGAAT CAAGCCAAACTGAACTTCAAACTCGAAGGAGTAAAACAGTTAACGAAAGTTCCCAGTCAAACCTTGGCGACTCGCAACAGGTGGGCATATTGAGAGGTGTATCTGCTTACACGAAACAGTACCGGGAAAG GGACGACATCTTAAAACACCTTGCCGTCGTTTATTTGTTCACTATTCTTAAATCACCCCCGCACTGGACACCGGAAACATTTGGTGAAATAGTGGAGCTGGAGTCGACGATTGCAAACACAACGCTCGAGTCACGATTGCCAATTGTTCGAAATGATAAAACGTACAACATTCATCTCTCAAGCACACTCTTCAAGGGACGGTTCGTTTTACCACCGGAACGTACGGTCAACTCGCAGCTAAACGTCCACCAAGCTCTGGCCCGCATCAAGCGTGGTAAAGCTGCAATATGGAGGTGTGATTCATACTTCTTTCTCATCCGTCGTCTCGTAACTGGATGGTACTTTTACACGATCAACCTACAGGACAAACCGGTACTAATGTTCTTCAGCTGTGCCCAGTTGATGGTGAACCTTGTGCAGGAGTCCTACGGATGTAATAAGCATTCGAAATACTTCCTTTCCAACATTGTACTACACTCGGTGCAGGAAGATGACGTGATCAGAATTGTGTGGAAGATGAAGCGAAGCTGCGGTATGAAACTGAACTCACCAATGGAAGCGATCCTGCACGGAAACGTTTGCTTGGTACGGCCCAGCTTGGAGCGATCGCTTGAAATCAGTCTTAACGTGCTGGAACGGGCAGGAAACGATCAGAAGAAGCCACGATCGTGGGATAATAAGCTACTAAATGGATGCTTCAAACGAATCCAACTGCACTGGCAAGTGGCAGAGAAGATGGCTGCATTCGTGCGTGATAAAAGCAACCCGAGCTATACTGTTGGAGGGTATGAAATAATCTGCCGAACTGCGGCGATAGGACACCGTCAGAGGAAACATTTTGAAGAGCTGGTCAACTATTTTCTTGCTTCCTGCGCTGCATTGCTGGTTGTTGGGCTGGATTGTTGTTTTCTGTTCTGGTCAAGGGATAACTTCATCTACTGGTTCAGCCCTTACCGGTACAGTTGTCTACTGGAGAAGCCCGAAATTCTTCAATCCCGAGCTTGTTTCGTACTCATGACGAACGCCCTCGCTAAAGCATCGACATCGCTTTACGAATATCTCTACGAACTTGGTGTTTTCCCTGATCATACAATTGAATTGCTGCCGGTGCGTGTCGATGATCGAACGCCACACGCTCCGCTGCCCGACGAAGATGAGGATTCGCTTGATCAGGAAGGTTTCACCATCCCGCCCGCTAGTGATCGAGGTTGGACGAACTTCTACTCGCCGGAACTTCACACTCCATCCGAGTTGCGGTTAGCAAGACAGATGCTCGATATGGTGTACCGGACGGCGGAAGATCGGTGCGACTGA
- the LOC126562856 gene encoding plasma membrane ascorbate-dependent reductase CYBRD1: protein MDNSPPPPSALNNFRILYLVTQLVGITIIILVSCWIGIHLNGLGWSSRPSIQFNWHPLLMSVGMIFLYGNSILIYRGFRYARKKPLKITHATIHGAAFIFTVVALVAVFDSHNLAKPNPIPNMYTLHSWVGLSAVILFSLQYVFGFVAYLFPGVREQLRATYMPVHVFFGVAGFVMAIAAALLGLLEKAIFSVPNYSALPPQAVLINTIGLLYIVYGGLVVFLVTERQYKRHPLPEDVMLLTHSASVGSS from the exons ATGGATAACAGCCCACCGCCACCCTCAGCATTGAACAACTTCCGGATCTTGTACCTCGTGACGCAGCTGGTTGGcatcacgatcatcatccTGGTGAGCTGCTGGATCGGTATTCATCTGAACGGGCTTGGTTGGTCATCCCGCCCATCGATACAGTTCAACTGGCATCCACTGCTGATGTCAGTCGGCATGATCTTCCTTTACGGAAATT CCATTCTGATCTACCGTGGATTCCGCTACGCTCGCAAGAAGCCACTCAAGATTACGCACGCCACCATACACGGTGCAGCGTTCATCTTTACCGTGGTGGCATTGGTGGCCGTGTTCGATTCGCACAACCTTGCCAAACCGAATCCGATCCCGAACATGTACACGCTACACTCTTGGGTTGGATTGTCCGCGGTGATACTGTTTTCGCTGCAG TACGTCTTTGGGTTCGTGGCATATCTGTTTCCGGGCGTACGTGAGCAGCTACGAGCAACCTATATGCCCGTGCACGTGTTTTTCGGAGTAGCTGGATTCGTAATGGCCATCGCTGCGGCACTGTTGGGGCTGCTGGAAAAAGCCATATTCTCGGT ACCAAATTACTCTGCCCTACCACCGCAAGCTGTTCTGATCAACACGATCGGTTTGCTGTACATCGTGTACGGTGGATTGGTCGTGTTCCTCGTAACCGAACGGCAGTACAAGCGGCATCCACTACCCGAGGATGTGATGCTACTAACGCACAGTGCTAGCGTCGGATCATCGTAA